GTTTTTGTGCATAATAAAAATAAACACATAATATCAAAAAGTTTTGAAAGGATGAACAGATTAATGGTTAAGTTTAACGAATTAGGATTAAGTGAGCCGACTTTAAAAGCTATTTCTGAGATGGGCTTTGAAGAAACAACCCCAATCCAAGAAAAGACAATCCCTCTTGTTATAAATGGGCAAGATATAATAGGTCAGGCTCAGACAGGTACTGGAAAGACTGCTGCTTTTGGCATACCTTATATCGAAAGAATACCTGCAGAAAGATCAAAAAATATCAAAGGTTTAGTAGTTGCTCCTACTAGAGAACTTGCAATTCAGGTGGCTGAAGAGATAAACAAACTATCTCAATACAAAGGAGTTAGAGCCCTTCCTATATATGGCGGTCAGAGTATAGATCGTCAGATTAAGGCGCTAAAAAAGAATCCACAAATTATTGTAGGTACACCAGGACGGCTAATGGATCACATGAGAAGAAGGACTATAAGGCTAAATGAAGTGGAAATGGTTACCCTTGATGAAGCTGATGAAATGTTAAATATGGGTTTTATTGATGATATCAAAGTGATATTGAATGAAACTCCAGAGAATAGGCAAACGCTTTTGTTTTCGGCTACGATGCCGCCACCTATTAAAGAGCTTGGCGAAAAATTCATGACAGAGCCTGAATTAATCAGGACCAAAACAAAGGAAATAACCCTCCCGGGTATAACTCAACAATATGTTGAAGTAAAAGAAAGAGATAAATTCAATGTATTTTGTAGATTGATTGATTCTGAACTGACCGAAAAAGCTATCGTATTCGGCAGAACAAAAAGACGAGTTGATGAGCTTTATAAAGCTCTAAACAGGCGAGGCTATTCTGCGGAAGGTATTCATGGTGACATGACTCAAGGTAAACGTGATAGTGTAATAAAAAGCTTTCGCAGTGGAGATGTAGAAATTTTAGTTGCAACAGATGTGGCATCAAGGGGTTTAGATGTTTCCGGAATAAGTCACATATTTAATTTTGATATTCCTCAAGATGCTGACAGCTATGTACACAGAATTGGAAGAACTGGAAGGGCCGGCGAATCTGGTGTTGCTATTACTTTTGTAACTCCTAGAGAAAAAGGACATCTAAATCTTATAGAAAAATCTATTAAGAAAAACATACCGAAAAGACCAACTCCATCTATTGACGAAGCTATTGAGGGAAAACAAAAAATAGCTGTAGAACAAATTCTTAATGCTGCTAAAGGTAAAGATGTACAAAAACATTACAAACTAGCAGAAGAACTGCTTGAAGAAAATGATTCTGTTGAGTTAATTGCTGGTGCTTTAAGTTTAATTATTAATGAAAATAAATCAGATGCTCCTGTAAAATTAACTGAAGAAGAACCTGTTGTTAAGGGAAAGTCGAAAAAAAGAAAACCTCACTCAAAAAAGCCATATCACAATAAATCAAGAAATAAATCAAGAAGATATAAAGGTGATAGAGTAAAAAGTAAGCATTAACAAAAACCGGGGAATCCCGGTTTTTTTATTTTATTAAGCTGTGAATCTCAAAGTTATCGAACTATACTAAATTATTCTAAAATTTAAGCTTTTTATAAAAACAAGGGATTTTAAGTTTGTTAAGAGAATGATTTCACAGGCATTAATAAATATAGCAAAATTGTTTTTACGGGAGGTGAAAAAATGAGTGATAAAGTTAAAATAGCAGATCCAGGTCCTTTAGGTTTAAATTGTTTTGCCCTTACTACTTTTTTATTAAGCTTAGTTAATGCTGGATTAATTGACATGGAAGCCGCAGGGCATGTATGGCTTACATCTGGTCTTGTTTTTGGAGGTATAGTACAAATAATGGCCGGTATGTGGGAATTCAAAACTGGGAATCTATTTGGTGCTACGGCCTTTTCATCATATGGTAGTTTTTGGGTATCTTTGAGTTTGATAACTATCTTTTCAAACCAAGGTTATATTCCTGATACAGAAGTAAATACTACCTTGACAGGCTGGTTTTTAGTTGCCTGGACGATATTTACTTTTTATATGTGGATAGGCAGTTTTAAGGTTAACACAGCGTTAAATGTAACCTTCACCTTATTACTTATAACTTTTATCCTGCTTGATATTGGTCATTTTGGCTATCCGATTTTCAATGTTATAGGTGGATATGTTGGAATATTGACAGCACTGGCAGCCTGGTATACTTCTGCTGCAGGTGTTTTAAATATGGTCTTTAAAGAGACTGTAGTACCAGTTAATAAAAGTTAAATTTAATTTGTATCTTTGAATTTTTATTAGAAAAAACACCAGGGTTATTGATCAAATTCTATTCCCTGGTGTTTTTTTAACTTATTCTAGTTGAAATTATTCCGGATAAAACCATAGTTATTCCTAAAACTCTAGCTAAATTAAAGCTTTCTCCCAAAAAATAATAAGCTAGTATAGCAGCAGCTACTACCTCAACAGTTACTATTATACTTGCTTTGCTAGAATCAACTCTTTTTAGGCCTGCAGTGTAACAAACAAAAGCTAAAAAAGTAGCTACAAATCCAAGCCCTAAGAGGCTAGACCACATATATATATCCATCTTAGTCAATACATTTCCTACAGGAGGATAAGGTATTGCCAGTAACAAAGCACCAAAAATAAGTGAATATGTTGCCACAGTAAAAGGAGAGTAATTTTCCATTCCAATCTTACCCATAATTGTGTACGAAGCGTATGTTATTGCTGCCAAAAGACCATATAAAACTCCTAAAAGGCTAAAATTATCATAACTATTAATATTAAAGCCTCCAACTGCAAGAAAGCAGCCAACTAATGTTAAAATCAAACCCATGATTTTACCTTTTGTCAATTCTTCCTTAAAAAAAAATAAAGAGTAAAACAAAACATAAATGGGAGCTGTGTATAGTAAGATAACAGCGACGGTTGCTCCACTATACCTGATGGCATTATAATAACCTAAACCAAAAATAAATTGGGCTAATAAGCCGGACAAAATAAAGAAGGGAATGTGCTTAATATTTATTTTCAATAAATTTGGCTGCCATAATAAGGAGACAAACAACATTATTAAGGCAGCAAGACTAGTTTTCATACTAACTATTTTAAGTGTAGGCAAATCACTTTCAAATAATGGATTGCCAAGTATACCAGTAGATCCCCAGAATATACCTCCCAAAATAATTAAAAGATAGCCTGCCTTTTGATATTGCTGCATCTTATATAGCTCCCCTTTTTACCCTTTTTAATTGATAAGTTTTGCTCAAATTATCTCACAGCTTCTATGGTAACACAATTATTTTCGAATATTTACTATTATTTTGATTATATAGCGAAAATAGAGACTGTTATGGTAAAATGAAATTGCAAATATTTCAATATTTTAGAGGGAGGTTATTAAATGCGGTTAAATGGATTAACTGTGGGAATCCCACGGGAGATAATGCCGGGAGAAAAAAGGGTGGCTGCAACACCTGAAACCGTACAGAAAATGAAAGAAGCAGGAGCAAAAGTTCTAGTTGAAACAGGTGCTGGTGAGAACAGTTTTTTTAATGATGAAGATTATATTGATAGAGATGCTGAAATCGTTAAGGAACCAAGTGAACTTTTTGGACATTCCGATATTGTACTAAAAGTAAAAGAACCAAGCATCAATGATAGTATAAATAAGCATGAAGTTGAATTGATGAAAGAAAACAGCCACTTAATCTGTTTTCTACACCCTGCTAATCCCTCTAATCATGAAACCGTTAAGTTATTAGCTGACAGAAATATTACAAGCTTTACATTAGACAGTATTCCTCGCATTTCCCGTGCTCAACAGATGGATGCTTTGACTTCGATGAGTACTGCAGCAGGATATAAAACTGTTATTTTGGCAGCGTATCATCTTGCGCGTTTTATTCCGATGATGCCGACTGCCACAGGGGTAATTCCTCCAGCAGAGTTTTTAGTTGTTGGTACTGGAGTTGTAGGTTTGCAGGCTATTGGAATGGCGAAGCGTCTTGGCGCCAAAGTCAAAGCTGTGGATATAAGAAATGAAGCTAACGAACAGGCCAAGAGCCTGGGAGCAGAGATCATTCCTTTTGAAGTTCCCCAGGAGCTTGCTACAGGAGAAGGTGGATATGCCAAACGCTTGCCTGATGAATGGTATGAAAAAGAACGCGAACTTTTAGCACCATATATAAAAGAAAGTGATGCAATTATTCTTTCTGCTTTGATCCCAGGAGAAATATCACCTCAACTTGTAAAAAAAGATTCAGTTGTTCAAATGAAAAAAGGTTCTGTTATTGTTGATATAGCTGTAGACCAAGGTGGTAACTGTGAACTAACAAAACCAGGAGAAGAATATGAATATAATGGTGTTACTATTAGTGGACTAAAAAACTTGCCAGCTGATCTTGCAGTAGATGCAACATCCATGTTCTCACAAAACGTGTGGCAGTTTTTATCATATATTTCAGAAGACGGCAAAATAAAAACCGACAAAGATGACGAAGTTATTAAAAATCCATTAGTAACAATAAATGGAGAAATTGTACATGAAGGTACTTTGAATGCTATGAAAAATTCATAGAATCAAATTTAAAGGAGGAAAAAAGTTTGTTTGCTTTATTAATTCTTATTTTAGCAGTAGCGTCTATCTTGGGATACTTGACAATTTCTAAAGTGCCTCCTCTTCTTCATACTCCTTTGATGTCGGGGATGAATGCTCTTTCCGGAGTTACTCTCATAGGAGCAGTAGCCATATACGCTACTGCTCCTCCAGAATACTTGTCTTTGGCAGGTCTTGCTTTAATTTTGGCGATGATTAATGTGGTTGGGGGTTTTTATGTTACTGAAAGGATGCTTAAAATGTTCAATAAAAAAGACCCACAAACAATTGATAAGGAGCAGATTCCATGGCAATAAATATTATTTTTGGAGCAATTGTTATAGTAGGTTTTATTATAGGAATAAAGCTTATGCAGTCCCCAGGTACTGCCGTATGGGGTAATCGAATTGGTGCATTGTCAATGGTAGCTGGCTTTGTATTTGCTATTATCCAATTCGGGGTAGCTGATGAAATTATATTTTGGCTTTTTATTTTAATTGGTGTACTTCTAGGAGCTATATTAGCTGGAAAAGTACAGATGATACAAATGCCACAAACTGTTGCGCTTTTTAATGGTTCAGGTGGAGGGGCTTCTGCTGCCGTAGCTACTGTTTCAGCTTTATTGTATTCTACTGAGGGAGATTGGATTTTCTTTTTTACTTCTGCCCTGGCATTAGCTATAGGGAGTTTGACTCTTTTTGGCAGCATAATAGCAGCAGGTAAGCTTCAGGGATGGTTTTCTCAGGAGTCGTTAAACATTAACGGTCATAATAATTTGTTAGTAGCGTTATTAATAATTGGGGCCTTGCTGGTGATTATTAGCCCGGCTTATAATGGTATGTTTTTTGTTATGCTTTGGCCATTTTTGCTAATTATATCTGCGTTATATGGTTTTTTCATGGCTATTAGAATCGGTGGAGCAGATATGCCAGTTTTGATTTCTTTTTTGAATTCTTTGTCAGGAATAGCTGCTGCTGTATGTGGTCTTGCTATAGAACATATAATTCTTGTTGGGGCAGGAGCTCTTGTCGGCATGGCAGGATTAATTCTTACTATCATAATGTGTAAAGCTATGAACAGAAGCTTGAAACAGGTTTTTAGCGGAATAAAACCCTCTGAAAAAGAACAACCTGATCAGATAGGAGTAGATCAAGAAGATTATGACGCGGTAAAACATCACGAAACAACCGATGAACCAGCAGAAAAAGAAATTGAACTTACTCCACTAGATAGTGCAAAAACTATATTAGATGAAGCCAATAAAGTTATAATTGTTCCAGGATATGGTTTAGCAGTTGCTCAGGCTCAACAGGAGCTAAAACAGTTAATTGACTTACTAGAGGCTGAAGAAACAGAGGTCAAGTTGGCAATTCATCCTGTTGCAGGAAGGATGCCAGGACATATGAATGTACTACTAGCAGAAATTGGTATTGATTATGACAAACTTTCTGAAATGGATACTATAAACCCTGAATTTCCAGAAACTGATGCTGTGATTGTTATTGGAGCATGCGACGTTGTAAACCCTGCAGCTAGTACTTCCGAGGGAACTCCAATTTCGGGGATGCCTATATTAGAAGCCCATAATGCCAAAAATGTTATTGTTTGTAACTTAGATGATTCACCAGGTTACTCAGGTGTTCCTAACACTTTATATGGAAAAGATAATGTTATATTAGTTTGGGGAGATGCTAAAGAGAACATAAATAATTTGTATAGTATATTAAAAAATGATAAAGATGGCTAAATAAAAAAAGAGCTCAGCAAAATATTTATGCTGAGTTCTTTTTTTATATTTATATGCTTTTTATTTTAATTATAATTAATTGTTGCTTACTAGTTAATTTGAATTTTTATTTGTAACCTGGCTATCATCTAAGGCATCATCTAGAGCATCATCTACGGCATCGGCTACAGTTTCTTGTAAAATATGTTTTTCTTCAACTTCTTCGAGTTTTTTCTTTACAGCTTCTTCAACTTCGTATTCTTCTAAGAGTCCAACATATAGTGAATAAATAATTAATATCAGAATTAATGAAAAAGGAAGCCCTGTCATAACCGATGCAGTTTGTAATGCTGTAAGTCCTCCTCCTAACAATAAAGTACCTGCAACTACCCCCTCCATAACTGCCCAAAAAACTCTTTGAGTAGTAGGTGAATCTAATTTTCCACCTGAAGTCAGGTGATCTACTACCAGCGAACCTGAGTCAGACGAAGTGACAAAAAATACTGTAACAAGAATAATGCCTACAAGAGATAAGAGTCCTGTCATAGGAAAACTTTCAAGCATGGCAAATAATGCTACAGCTTCATCCACTTCAACAACTGAAACCAGGTCTGCAATATTATTCAGTTCTAAATATAATGCGCTGCTTCCAAATACAGATATCCATAAGAATGAAATTAAAGTTGGAAAAAGCATTACTCCAAGAATAAATTCTCGGACAGTACGACCTTTAGATATTCTTGCTATAAACATACCCACAAAAGGTGACCATGATATCCACCAGGCCCAGTAGAATATTGTCCAATCCCCCTGCCAGTTTGTTGCTTCAAAGGTCTCAGTCCAAAGACTCATGGCCGGAAGATGAGAAACGTAGTTACCTAAGTTTTGCGTAAAACCACCCATGATATAAATTGTTGGACCAAGGAAGAGTATTAATAGCATAAAAACGCCTGCAAGTACCATGTTTATTTCACTAAGTTTTTTTACTCCACCATCTAGCCCCTTGACAACAGAAATGACAGCAAGGGCAGTAATTGATGCAATAAGTATAATTTGTATTGTTACGCTTATTTGTATCCCAAACAGATAATTGAGACCTGCATTAACCTGAGCAACTCCTAAGCCAAGTGAAGTTGCTAGTCCTGTTAAGGTAGCTAAAACTGATAGAATATCGATCAGGTTACCCCAACCACCATATATTTTATTTCCGATTAAAGGGTAGAATATAGAGCGAATTGTTAAAGGGAGTCCTCTGTTAAAAGCAAAGAATGCAAGCCCAAGTGCAACTATAGAATAAATAGCCCAGGGATGAATTCCCCAGTGAAAAAAAGTAGTTATCATTGAAGACTGAGCAGCTTCGGAAGATCCAGATGCAACATCTCCAAACATAGGAGAAGGTGTGTTTAGGTGCAAAATTGGCTCGCCAACACTCCAAAATAATAAACCAATCCCCATACCCGCACTTAGAAGCATTGCATACCAACCAAAAGTAGTAAATTCTGGTTGAGCATCATTGCCCCCAATTTTGATATTACCAAACTTACCTAATGCAAAGTATAAAGAGGCCACTATAAAAAGGTTAGCTGTTAGGATAAAAAACCAGCCTGTGTTTCTCGTGACAAAATCCAAAGCTATCTCAAAAATAGATTCAGCTTGAGAAGGATTGAATAATGTTAGTGCTATAAAAACTATTAATAAAAATCCAGATACTAATGTGACATGAGGATGGATATCAAAACCATAAGCTTCCCAGTTTCTTGCTCCAGGTTCTTCTTTGCCTGCTTCATCAAACAAAGATGCTGTTGGTCTAATTTGTAGGCCTTTAAAAGGGTTCCTTTCTCTAATAGCTTTTTTTCTTTCCTCAGCTTCAGCTTTTTTCAGCTTTTTTGCCAAGGCTCTTTTAGAGACTAGCCTCTTTCGCCTTTCTTCATCCATCTTAATTCTGCCTCCTTAACAGTGTCATTTTTTGGTATTAAAAACGTAGGTGATATCACAATTCTACATAAAAATGTTGTATCCTTTAACCTTATTTATTAATTTTAAAAATTAGGAATTTGTAGTAAACATGTTTATATTATTGTTTTTATTTAGATATCAATATTTTCCAAAGTTTTAAACTTCCTTCTTTTTTTCTTTTTTCTAGTGATTCAAGTTTTTCTTCTGAAAGATATAGCCTCTGATCAAAAGTTAATCTAATAACATCCAAATCAATTAATAATTCCATTGCATTTAATTTATAATTTGGAGCTTTAACTAGTCGTTCTGTTGCGCTTTGTTGTATTAACCCCAACTCTTCTCTTGTTTTTGCATTTCGTTTTTCTAGAGCATTGTTTTTTCTAAAAGAATTAATTACAGACTTAGTTGCTCGTCTTAATAAAATAACAGAAAATAAAAAAATTAGGCCAAAAATCAGTAAAAGAGCGCCTATCGCTAAAATAAATATCCATATATTTTGCAAAGTTATCACCTCGTGTAGTTAATAGTTATCTTAGTAATCTCCCATGATTATATTCTATAAACTCATTTTTTCACCTGCCGTGAAGGCATTTTATAAGTGAACTTTAATGTATTTTTAAGATTTATTTTTTAAGATATAATAATAAATGCTATATTCTATTTTGGAGGTCAAATGATGATAACTGTTGCATTAATTGGTGCAGGACGTCGTGGGAGAGAAGTATATGGGCGCTATATTAAAAATCATTGTCTTAATACGAGAATAATTGCCGTTGCAGAGCCAAATTTTTTTAAAAGAAAACAAGCTTCTATTGAACATAATATTTCAATTCGAAAACAATTTAAATCATACGAAAAATTGCTTGATAAAAACAGGTTAGCTGATGCTATTATGATAACTACTTCTGACCATCATCACTATTATCCCACAATAAAAGGGATCGAGAAAGGTTATAAAATAATACTAGAAAAACCAATTGCGCCTGATTTTAAGCAATTTAAAGATATAGTAATTAAAGCTAGAGAACATAATAATCAAATATTAGTGACACATCCCCTTCGTTATACCCCTTTTTATAGAACTATAGTAGATGTTATTAATAAAGGAATAATTGGAGAGATAAAAGCAATTGACCATAATGAACATATAGGCTATTATCACTTCGTACACAGCTATGTCAGAGGAAACTGGAGAAATGACTGCATCTCAGCTCCTTTATTTTTGGCAAAAAGCTCTCATGATTTTGACTTACTTTATTGGTTCCTAAATAGGAAATGCCTTGAAGTTTTTGCAGGTGGCAGAAAAACGTACTTTAATAAAGAGAATCACCCTGATGATGCGGGAGAAAACTGCCTTGATTGTAAAGCTGAGCCGAACTGTCCTTACTCAGCACGACATATCTACCTTACTGATGATCTTCCGTGGCCTAAAGATATAATTGAAGAAATGCCATCGAAGTATTTTAGAAAAGTAGGCGTTAGATTTACTGGCCTTGGCAAATGTGTTTATCTGTGTGATAATACAATGCCAGAATTTTTAACAGCTTCACTTCTTTTTGAAGATGATATAAGAGTAAACTTTACGATCACAGGTCTATCAAAAGAGATGACGAGAATAACAAATATTTTTGGAACAAAAGGTGAAATAAGAGCAGATTTTGCCCGTAATAAAATTTGGATTAACCCTTATAGGGGCAAAGAAAACATTATATCCCCCTCAGTAGAAAGAGGAGGACATGGTGGTGGGGATTTTATTATGATAAAAGAATTTGATAAATTTTTGGGTGAACTAGAAAGTGATAAAAATAAAAATCTAACAACATTGGAATTATCAATTGAAAGTCATTTAGCAGCTTTTGCTGCAGAAAAGTCAAGAAAAGAGAACAGGCCTGTTTCCCTTTCTAGCTTAAGAAATGAATTGTCTTTAAGCCCGCATTAGCCATATGGCTTTAATAACCATGAGATGTAGGTAATATATTTAAAAAAACATTTCTTTGTGATATTATACTAGTATAATTTATCATTAAGATTATTTATCAATTAATATTTGATATTTTAATGATAATTTTTATAACTTACCACTACGTTAGGAGGAAGAAAATGGCAGACGACAAGCATTCGCCAGATTTATCGTGTGAAATTAATGAGGAAGACCTAGTAGCGAAATACAGAAAAAAGCTTCCCCAGGTAACTCAAAATATTATCGAGAGTTATAATGAGCAAAGATTTGGTAGCCATGTAGATTTTGAGCCAATACCATCTAGAGAATCTGTTATAGAGATTATTGATAAATTTTTTGAAGTTCTATATCCTGGTTATTTTAACTCTGATAAACTTGATCCTGTTAATTTAAATTTTCATATTGGCCAAATTGTAACAAGGCTTTATAGTATGTTAGCTGACCAAATAATCAGTACCATTCGTCATGACTGTGATCGTTACAATTTAACGTGTCAGGAGTGTAATGAGCAGGGGTACGATATTGCACTTAGGGTATTAAAGGAAATCCCTAATATTAGAAAACTTTTGGCTACTGATGTTCAAGCAGCTTTTGATGGAGACCCTGCCGCGAAAAGTTATGACGAAATAATTTTTAGCTATCCTGGTATTTATGCTATTACTGTTTATAGGGTAGCGCATGTTTTGTACGAAAATGATGTTCCATTATTACCTCGGATAATGACAGAACATGCACATAGTAAAACTGGTATCGATATACATCCCGGAGCGAAGATTAATGAAAGGTTTGCAATAGACCATGGAACTGGAATCGTTATTGGTGAAACTACTACAATTGGCAAAAATGTAAGGATATATCAAGGTGTTACCCTTGGAGCATTATCCCTCCCTAAAGATGCTGGAGAACAGCTTAGAGGTAGAAAGAGACATCCTAATATAGAAGATGATGTTATAATCTATTCTGGTACTACTATTCTTGGAGGAGATACTACTATAGGTGCGAGATCTGTAATAGGTGGTAATGTTTGGTTGACAGAATCTGTACCTCCTGATACCCAGGTAATAATGGAAAAACCCCAACTTCTCTATAAAAATGATAAATATAAGTCAACGGAGGAAGAACTTTTTGACGAAGGTTAAATAATTAAGAGGGCAAAAGCCCTCTTTTAATTTTATATATTTCTATCAACCGCTTCGGCTATTGGTTTTAAGCTCTCCATAAGATTAGCAAATTTATCTGGTTTCAAACTCTGGGTACCGTCACACATAGCCGTGGCTGGGTCGTTATGAACTTCAATAATTAACCCATCTGCCCCTGCAGCTACTGCTGCTTTTGATAAACCGCTTACATACTTCCACGAACCAGAAGCATGGCTTGGATCAGCAACAACAGGAAGATGAGACAGTTCTCTAGCTACTAGAATTGCGCTAATGTCCATTGTGTTTCTAGTTTCTGTCTCGAAAGTTCTAATACCCCGTTCGCACAATATAATGTCGGAGTTCCCCTCAGACATTACATATTCTGCAGCCATAAGCCATTCTTCTATTGTGGCGGCAAGACCTCTTTTTAGTAAAACTGGTTTCTCTGTCATACCTGCTTCCT
The Natranaerofaba carboxydovora genome window above contains:
- a CDS encoding NAD(P) transhydrogenase subunit alpha, whose translation is MFALLILILAVASILGYLTISKVPPLLHTPLMSGMNALSGVTLIGAVAIYATAPPEYLSLAGLALILAMINVVGGFYVTERMLKMFNKKDPQTIDKEQIPWQ
- a CDS encoding DEAD/DEAH box helicase produces the protein MVKFNELGLSEPTLKAISEMGFEETTPIQEKTIPLVINGQDIIGQAQTGTGKTAAFGIPYIERIPAERSKNIKGLVVAPTRELAIQVAEEINKLSQYKGVRALPIYGGQSIDRQIKALKKNPQIIVGTPGRLMDHMRRRTIRLNEVEMVTLDEADEMLNMGFIDDIKVILNETPENRQTLLFSATMPPPIKELGEKFMTEPELIRTKTKEITLPGITQQYVEVKERDKFNVFCRLIDSELTEKAIVFGRTKRRVDELYKALNRRGYSAEGIHGDMTQGKRDSVIKSFRSGDVEILVATDVASRGLDVSGISHIFNFDIPQDADSYVHRIGRTGRAGESGVAITFVTPREKGHLNLIEKSIKKNIPKRPTPSIDEAIEGKQKIAVEQILNAAKGKDVQKHYKLAEELLEENDSVELIAGALSLIINENKSDAPVKLTEEEPVVKGKSKKRKPHSKKPYHNKSRNKSRRYKGDRVKSKH
- a CDS encoding serine O-acetyltransferase; translated protein: MADDKHSPDLSCEINEEDLVAKYRKKLPQVTQNIIESYNEQRFGSHVDFEPIPSRESVIEIIDKFFEVLYPGYFNSDKLDPVNLNFHIGQIVTRLYSMLADQIISTIRHDCDRYNLTCQECNEQGYDIALRVLKEIPNIRKLLATDVQAAFDGDPAAKSYDEIIFSYPGIYAITVYRVAHVLYENDVPLLPRIMTEHAHSKTGIDIHPGAKINERFAIDHGTGIVIGETTTIGKNVRIYQGVTLGALSLPKDAGEQLRGRKRHPNIEDDVIIYSGTTILGGDTTIGARSVIGGNVWLTESVPPDTQVIMEKPQLLYKNDKYKSTEEELFDEG
- a CDS encoding NAD(P)(+) transhydrogenase (Re/Si-specific) subunit beta translates to MAINIIFGAIVIVGFIIGIKLMQSPGTAVWGNRIGALSMVAGFVFAIIQFGVADEIIFWLFILIGVLLGAILAGKVQMIQMPQTVALFNGSGGGASAAVATVSALLYSTEGDWIFFFTSALALAIGSLTLFGSIIAAGKLQGWFSQESLNINGHNNLLVALLIIGALLVIISPAYNGMFFVMLWPFLLIISALYGFFMAIRIGGADMPVLISFLNSLSGIAAAVCGLAIEHIILVGAGALVGMAGLILTIIMCKAMNRSLKQVFSGIKPSEKEQPDQIGVDQEDYDAVKHHETTDEPAEKEIELTPLDSAKTILDEANKVIIVPGYGLAVAQAQQELKQLIDLLEAEETEVKLAIHPVAGRMPGHMNVLLAEIGIDYDKLSEMDTINPEFPETDAVIVIGACDVVNPAASTSEGTPISGMPILEAHNAKNVIVCNLDDSPGYSGVPNTLYGKDNVILVWGDAKENINNLYSILKNDKDG
- a CDS encoding Gfo/Idh/MocA family protein — its product is MITVALIGAGRRGREVYGRYIKNHCLNTRIIAVAEPNFFKRKQASIEHNISIRKQFKSYEKLLDKNRLADAIMITTSDHHHYYPTIKGIEKGYKIILEKPIAPDFKQFKDIVIKAREHNNQILVTHPLRYTPFYRTIVDVINKGIIGEIKAIDHNEHIGYYHFVHSYVRGNWRNDCISAPLFLAKSSHDFDLLYWFLNRKCLEVFAGGRKTYFNKENHPDDAGENCLDCKAEPNCPYSARHIYLTDDLPWPKDIIEEMPSKYFRKVGVRFTGLGKCVYLCDNTMPEFLTASLLFEDDIRVNFTITGLSKEMTRITNIFGTKGEIRADFARNKIWINPYRGKENIISPSVERGGHGGGDFIMIKEFDKFLGELESDKNKNLTTLELSIESHLAAFAAEKSRKENRPVSLSSLRNELSLSPH
- a CDS encoding BCCT family transporter, with the translated sequence MDEERRKRLVSKRALAKKLKKAEAEERKKAIRERNPFKGLQIRPTASLFDEAGKEEPGARNWEAYGFDIHPHVTLVSGFLLIVFIALTLFNPSQAESIFEIALDFVTRNTGWFFILTANLFIVASLYFALGKFGNIKIGGNDAQPEFTTFGWYAMLLSAGMGIGLLFWSVGEPILHLNTPSPMFGDVASGSSEAAQSSMITTFFHWGIHPWAIYSIVALGLAFFAFNRGLPLTIRSIFYPLIGNKIYGGWGNLIDILSVLATLTGLATSLGLGVAQVNAGLNYLFGIQISVTIQIILIASITALAVISVVKGLDGGVKKLSEINMVLAGVFMLLILFLGPTIYIMGGFTQNLGNYVSHLPAMSLWTETFEATNWQGDWTIFYWAWWISWSPFVGMFIARISKGRTVREFILGVMLFPTLISFLWISVFGSSALYLELNNIADLVSVVEVDEAVALFAMLESFPMTGLLSLVGIILVTVFFVTSSDSGSLVVDHLTSGGKLDSPTTQRVFWAVMEGVVAGTLLLGGGLTALQTASVMTGLPFSLILILIIYSLYVGLLEEYEVEEAVKKKLEEVEEKHILQETVADAVDDALDDALDDSQVTNKNSN
- a CDS encoding acetate uptake transporter, which codes for MSDKVKIADPGPLGLNCFALTTFLLSLVNAGLIDMEAAGHVWLTSGLVFGGIVQIMAGMWEFKTGNLFGATAFSSYGSFWVSLSLITIFSNQGYIPDTEVNTTLTGWFLVAWTIFTFYMWIGSFKVNTALNVTFTLLLITFILLDIGHFGYPIFNVIGGYVGILTALAAWYTSAAGVLNMVFKETVVPVNKS
- a CDS encoding DMT family transporter, which gives rise to MQQYQKAGYLLIILGGIFWGSTGILGNPLFESDLPTLKIVSMKTSLAALIMLFVSLLWQPNLLKINIKHIPFFILSGLLAQFIFGLGYYNAIRYSGATVAVILLYTAPIYVLFYSLFFFKEELTKGKIMGLILTLVGCFLAVGGFNINSYDNFSLLGVLYGLLAAITYASYTIMGKIGMENYSPFTVATYSLIFGALLLAIPYPPVGNVLTKMDIYMWSSLLGLGFVATFLAFVCYTAGLKRVDSSKASIIVTVEVVAAAILAYYFLGESFNLARVLGITMVLSGIISTRIS
- a CDS encoding NAD(P) transhydrogenase subunit alpha produces the protein MRLNGLTVGIPREIMPGEKRVAATPETVQKMKEAGAKVLVETGAGENSFFNDEDYIDRDAEIVKEPSELFGHSDIVLKVKEPSINDSINKHEVELMKENSHLICFLHPANPSNHETVKLLADRNITSFTLDSIPRISRAQQMDALTSMSTAAGYKTVILAAYHLARFIPMMPTATGVIPPAEFLVVGTGVVGLQAIGMAKRLGAKVKAVDIRNEANEQAKSLGAEIIPFEVPQELATGEGGYAKRLPDEWYEKERELLAPYIKESDAIILSALIPGEISPQLVKKDSVVQMKKGSVIVDIAVDQGGNCELTKPGEEYEYNGVTISGLKNLPADLAVDATSMFSQNVWQFLSYISEDGKIKTDKDDEVIKNPLVTINGEIVHEGTLNAMKNS